The following are from one region of the Roseobacter fucihabitans genome:
- the xth gene encoding exodeoxyribonuclease III, with the protein MKIATFNINGIKARINALPEWLDQAQPDVALLQEIKSVDEAFPTEIFEERGYNVETHGQKSFNGVAILSKHPLEDVTRGLPGDPDDAQARWIEATIIGEKQPLRICGLYLPNGNPAPGPKFDYKLDWMARLLERTKTLLAEETPFLMAGDYNIIPQAEDAAKPDSWREDALFRPESRAAFRKLINLGLTEAFRARTPGPGHYSFWDYQAGAWNRNNGIRIDHFLLCPQAADMLVDCAIDKDVRGRDKPSDHVPVWVDLAA; encoded by the coding sequence ATGAAGATTGCCACTTTCAATATCAACGGAATCAAGGCGCGCATCAATGCCTTGCCCGAGTGGTTGGATCAGGCCCAGCCGGATGTGGCGCTGTTGCAGGAAATCAAATCGGTCGATGAGGCCTTCCCGACGGAGATTTTCGAAGAGCGCGGATATAACGTGGAAACCCATGGACAAAAGAGTTTCAACGGCGTCGCCATACTCTCCAAGCACCCCCTTGAAGACGTGACACGCGGCCTGCCCGGTGATCCCGATGACGCGCAGGCCAGGTGGATTGAGGCCACTATTATCGGCGAAAAACAGCCGCTGCGGATCTGTGGGCTCTATCTTCCCAACGGCAATCCGGCACCCGGCCCCAAGTTTGATTACAAACTCGACTGGATGGCGCGACTGTTGGAGCGCACAAAAACCCTGCTCGCCGAAGAGACCCCTTTTCTGATGGCGGGCGATTACAACATCATCCCCCAAGCGGAAGACGCGGCCAAGCCCGACAGCTGGCGCGAGGACGCGCTGTTCCGACCAGAAAGTCGCGCCGCTTTTCGCAAATTGATCAACCTGGGGCTGACCGAAGCCTTCCGTGCGCGCACGCCCGGTCCGGGGCATTACAGCTTCTGGGATTATCAAGCGGGTGCCTGGAACCGCAACAATGGCATCCGTATTGACCACTTTCTACTTTGCCCACAAGCGGCAGATATGCTTGTGGATTGTGCCATCGACAAAGACGTGCGCGGGCGCGACAAGCCATCCGATCACGTGCCGGTTTGGGTTGATCTGGCGGCGTAG
- a CDS encoding DUF6902 family protein — MSNVISLGLPHRPNLAQRQALLMHNFAHNRRGKEDVFWLKENAEILNMLATSGALLGTEALAPYRDIYDSLEEKLKFFPQYYRFLMSICLDLEDLGMGSGKGTALCDWAVRSGLAEAELSDLQRAEALRLVARRGFKGDDPALTERLHRFMNRPQTFVLPNKKAAYELTHIVFYLSDYGVVNPQLSPAAITSLEFVGLLAYLDQDLDLLAEVCVALRFAGHLPSAIWEDWVGAEMSGFILQSQGSGQGDVYHTYLVTSWWAEFAERPSFPGVPAQNGLHITRHASRQGPLRAMSEYMFNLGTARRGDWEVMRQEMSDIVGQDGLDILCGAEQSCERFGEFFEGFARY; from the coding sequence ATGTCAAACGTCATCTCTTTGGGTTTGCCGCACAGACCAAATCTGGCACAACGCCAGGCTCTCTTGATGCATAATTTTGCGCACAACCGCCGCGGCAAGGAGGATGTTTTCTGGCTCAAGGAAAACGCCGAAATCCTGAATATGCTTGCGACCAGCGGCGCACTTCTGGGGACTGAGGCGCTCGCGCCTTATCGCGATATCTATGACAGCCTCGAAGAGAAGTTGAAGTTCTTTCCGCAGTATTACCGATTTCTGATGTCGATCTGCCTCGACCTCGAAGATCTCGGAATGGGGAGTGGCAAGGGGACGGCTCTGTGTGACTGGGCCGTTCGGTCGGGCTTGGCAGAGGCAGAACTCTCTGATTTACAACGCGCGGAGGCCTTACGCCTTGTGGCACGGCGCGGTTTCAAAGGCGATGACCCGGCCCTCACAGAGCGGCTGCATCGTTTTATGAACCGGCCGCAGACCTTCGTGCTGCCAAATAAAAAGGCGGCCTATGAGCTGACCCATATCGTTTTTTACCTGTCGGACTATGGGGTTGTTAATCCCCAGCTGAGCCCGGCGGCGATCACCAGCCTCGAATTTGTCGGGCTGCTGGCTTATCTGGATCAGGATCTTGATCTGCTCGCAGAGGTCTGTGTGGCCCTGCGATTTGCCGGACACCTTCCCAGCGCGATCTGGGAGGATTGGGTTGGCGCAGAGATGAGCGGATTTATCCTGCAATCGCAAGGGAGCGGGCAGGGGGACGTCTATCACACCTATTTGGTGACGTCCTGGTGGGCCGAATTCGCGGAGCGCCCTAGCTTTCCCGGTGTGCCCGCCCAGAACGGATTGCACATCACCCGCCACGCGAGCCGACAGGGGCCCTTGCGCGCGATGTCAGAATATATGTTTAATCTCGGTACAGCGCGGCGCGGCGACTGGGAGGTCATGCGCCAGGAAATGTCGGATATTGTCGGTCAGGACGGTTTGGACATCCTATGTGGTGCGGAACAATCCTGCGAGAGATTCGGTGAATTCTTTGAAGGGTTTGCCCGGTATTGA
- a CDS encoding iron-sulfur cluster assembly accessory protein, which translates to MQLPPTVTPRAFDRLAEIGAAQDGKALRIAVEGGGCSGFQYEIELDDPREDDLILEGSGQKVVVDAVSLPFLGGAVIDFTEELIGARFVINNPNASSSCGCGTSFSM; encoded by the coding sequence ATGCAACTTCCTCCCACAGTGACCCCGCGCGCCTTTGATCGCCTCGCTGAGATCGGAGCCGCACAGGACGGCAAGGCCCTGCGTATTGCGGTAGAGGGCGGTGGGTGTTCCGGTTTTCAATATGAGATTGAGCTGGATGATCCGCGCGAGGATGACCTCATTCTCGAAGGGTCAGGCCAGAAAGTCGTCGTGGATGCCGTGTCCCTGCCGTTCCTGGGAGGGGCCGTTATCGATTTCACCGAAGAGTTGATCGGCGCGCGGTTTGTCATCAACAATCCGAACGCCTCAAGCTCCTGCGGTTGTGGTACATCGTTTTCGATGTGA
- a CDS encoding deoxyguanosinetriphosphate triphosphohydrolase, translating to MTAPYASNPLHTRGRYVREEESTFRSCFQRDRDRIIHASAFRRLKHKTQVFIEHEGDYYRTRLTHSIEVAQVARTISGALQLNPELTEAVALAHDLGHTPFGHTGEDALSVLMRPYGGFDHNAQAIRIVTDLERHYADFDGLNLTWETLEGLAKHNGPVTGDIPWALEAYNAHHDLELHSYASAEAQVAAIADDVAYNHHDLHDGLRAELFSTDELAALPILNACFEEVDTKYPGLNYYRRRHEALRRFFGVLVEDVIGFAQARLMDMQPQSVDDIRAAGRTIIRFSDDVFADLKVIRSFLFDRMYRAPSVVKMRTQVTQVVEELFPYFMAHPDQLPKQWRKDVEAAQDETALARIVSDYISGMTDRFALQEHERLVGG from the coding sequence ATGACGGCTCCATATGCCTCCAATCCGCTGCATACCCGGGGACGGTACGTGCGGGAAGAGGAAAGCACGTTTCGATCCTGCTTTCAGCGGGACCGCGACCGGATCATCCATGCCAGCGCGTTTCGCAGGCTTAAACACAAGACGCAGGTCTTCATCGAACATGAGGGCGATTATTATCGCACGCGGCTGACCCATTCGATTGAGGTCGCACAGGTTGCGCGCACGATCTCGGGGGCCTTGCAGCTTAACCCCGAACTGACCGAGGCGGTGGCGCTGGCGCATGATCTTGGGCACACACCTTTTGGTCACACCGGGGAGGACGCATTATCGGTGCTGATGCGGCCTTACGGCGGATTTGACCACAACGCCCAGGCCATTCGGATTGTGACCGATCTTGAACGCCATTACGCTGATTTCGATGGGCTTAACCTGACCTGGGAAACACTGGAGGGTCTTGCGAAACACAATGGTCCTGTTACCGGCGATATCCCCTGGGCGCTGGAGGCGTATAATGCGCACCATGATCTGGAATTGCACAGCTATGCCAGTGCGGAGGCGCAGGTTGCCGCGATCGCGGATGACGTCGCCTATAATCACCATGACCTGCATGATGGCCTGCGTGCGGAGCTGTTCTCCACGGATGAGCTGGCGGCCCTGCCGATCCTGAACGCCTGTTTTGAAGAGGTCGACACGAAATATCCCGGCCTGAATTATTACCGCCGCCGTCACGAGGCCCTGCGGCGGTTCTTTGGTGTGCTGGTAGAGGATGTGATCGGCTTTGCTCAGGCGCGCCTGATGGACATGCAACCGCAATCGGTCGATGACATCCGCGCGGCCGGACGCACGATCATCCGCTTTTCTGATGATGTGTTTGCCGATTTGAAGGTTATCCGCTCCTTTCTGTTTGATCGCATGTACCGCGCTCCCAGCGTGGTCAAGATGCGCACTCAGGTAACGCAGGTGGTTGAGGAGCTTTTCCCGTATTTCATGGCGCACCCGGATCAATTGCCCAAACAATGGCGCAAGGATGTCGAAGCCGCACAGGATGAAACCGCGCTGGCGCGTATTGTGTCGGATTACATTTCCGGCATGACCGACCGCTTTGCCCTGCAAGAACATGAGCGGCTTGTCGGCGGTTGA